A genomic segment from Mus musculus strain C57BL/6J chromosome 13, GRCm38.p6 C57BL/6J encodes:
- the Olfr1361 gene encoding olfactory receptor 1361 isoform X1, which yields MIRNFKSSFEGFILVGFSDRPHLELILFVVVLSFYLLTLLGNMTIILLSALDSRLHTPMYFFLANLSFLDMCFTTGSIPQMLYNLWGPDKTISYVGCAIQLYFVLALGGVECVLLAVMAYDRYAAVCKPLHYTVIMHPRLCGQLASVAWLSGFGNSLIMAPQTLMLPRCGHRRVDHFLCEMPALIGMACVDTMALEALAFALAIFIILAPLILILISYGYIARAVFRIKSAAGRRKAFNTCSSHLIVVSLFYGTIIYMYLQPANTYSQDQGKFLTLFYTIVTPSVNPLIYTLRNKDVKEAVKKVLGKGSIEV from the exons ATGATCAGAAACTTTAAGAG TTCTTTTGAAGGCTTCATCCTGGTGGGCTTCTCTGACCGTCCTCACCTAGAACTTATCCTCTTTGTGGTAGTTCTCTCCTTTTATCTGCTCACTCTTCTTGGCAACATGACCATCATCTTGCTTTCAGCTCTGGATTCCCGGCTGCACACACCCATGTATTTCTTTCTGGCCAACCTCTCATTCCTGGACATGTGTTTTACCACGGGTTCCATCCCACAGATGCTCTACAACCTCTGGGGTCCAGACAAGACCATCAGCTATGTGGGTTGTGCTATCCAACTGTACTTTGTCTTAGCCCTGGGAGGGGTAGAATGTGTCCTCCTGGCTGTTATGGCATATGACCGCTACGCGGCTGTCTGCAAGCCCCTGCACTACACCGTCATCATGCATCCTCGTCTCTGCGGGCAGCTGGCTTCAGTGGCATGGTTGAGCGGCTTTGGCAATTCTCTCATCATGGCACCCCAGACGTTGATGTTGCCCCGCTGTGGACACAGGCGGGTGGACCACTTTCTCTGTGAGATGCCGGCCCTGATTGGCATGGCCTGTGTGGACACTATGGCCTTGGAAGCACTGGCTTTTGCGTTGGCGATTTTTATCATCTTGGCACCGCTCATCCTCATCCTTATCTCCTATGGTTACATTGCCCGAGCAGTGTTTAGGATCAAGTCAGCTGCTGGGCGACGGAAAGCCTTCAACACTTGCAGCTCCCACTTAATCGTTGTCTCTCTCTTCTACGGTACCATCATATACATGTACCTCCAGCCGGCAAACACTTACTCCCAAGACCAGGGCAAGTTTCTCACTCTTTTCTACACCATTGTCACTCCTAGTGTTAACCCCCTGATCTACACTCTGAGAAACAAAGATGTCAAAGAGGCCGTAAAGAAAGTGCTAGGGAAGGGGAGCATAGAAGTATAG
- the Olfr1361 gene encoding olfactory receptor 1361, producing MWLQVMEKENTSSFEGFILVGFSDRPHLELILFVVVLSFYLLTLLGNMTIILLSALDSRLHTPMYFFLANLSFLDMCFTTGSIPQMLYNLWGPDKTISYVGCAIQLYFVLALGGVECVLLAVMAYDRYAAVCKPLHYTVIMHPRLCGQLASVAWLSGFGNSLIMAPQTLMLPRCGHRRVDHFLCEMPALIGMACVDTMALEALAFALAIFIILAPLILILISYGYIARAVFRIKSAAGRRKAFNTCSSHLIVVSLFYGTIIYMYLQPANTYSQDQGKFLTLFYTIVTPSVNPLIYTLRNKDVKEAVKKVLGKGSIEV from the coding sequence ATGTGGTTGCAAGTGATGGAAAAGGAAAACACGAGTTCTTTTGAAGGCTTCATCCTGGTGGGCTTCTCTGACCGTCCTCACCTAGAACTTATCCTCTTTGTGGTAGTTCTCTCCTTTTATCTGCTCACTCTTCTTGGCAACATGACCATCATCTTGCTTTCAGCTCTGGATTCCCGGCTGCACACACCCATGTATTTCTTTCTGGCCAACCTCTCATTCCTGGACATGTGTTTTACCACGGGTTCCATCCCACAGATGCTCTACAACCTCTGGGGTCCAGACAAGACCATCAGCTATGTGGGTTGTGCTATCCAACTGTACTTTGTCTTAGCCCTGGGAGGGGTAGAATGTGTCCTCCTGGCTGTTATGGCATATGACCGCTACGCGGCTGTCTGCAAGCCCCTGCACTACACCGTCATCATGCATCCTCGTCTCTGCGGGCAGCTGGCTTCAGTGGCATGGTTGAGCGGCTTTGGCAATTCTCTCATCATGGCACCCCAGACGTTGATGTTGCCCCGCTGTGGACACAGGCGGGTGGACCACTTTCTCTGTGAGATGCCGGCCCTGATTGGCATGGCCTGTGTGGACACTATGGCCTTGGAAGCACTGGCTTTTGCGTTGGCGATTTTTATCATCTTGGCACCGCTCATCCTCATCCTTATCTCCTATGGTTACATTGCCCGAGCAGTGTTTAGGATCAAGTCAGCTGCTGGGCGACGGAAAGCCTTCAACACTTGCAGCTCCCACTTAATCGTTGTCTCTCTCTTCTACGGTACCATCATATACATGTACCTCCAGCCGGCAAACACTTACTCCCAAGACCAGGGCAAGTTTCTCACTCTTTTCTACACCATTGTCACTCCTAGTGTTAACCCCCTGATCTACACTCTGAGAAACAAAGATGTCAAAGAGGCCGTAAAGAAAGTGCTAGGGAAGGGGAGCATAGAAGTATAG
- the Olfr1360 gene encoding olfactory receptor 1360 — protein sequence MSVANESISREFILLGFSDRPWLELPLFVVFLVSYILTIFGNMMIILVSRLDSKLHTPMYFFLTNLSLLDLCYTTSTVPQMLINICSTRKVISYGGCVAQLFIFLALGCTECFLLGVMSFDRFVAICRPLHYSVIMHQRRCLQLAAACWISGFSNSVLQSTWTLQMPLCGHKEVDHFFCEVPALLKLSCVDTTANEAELFFISVLFLLIPVTLILISYAFIVQAVLRIRSAEGRRKAFGTCGSHLIVVVLFYGTAIYMYLQPPSPTSKDRGKMVSLFYGIITPMLNPLIYTLRNKEVKGAFKRLVTRIILSRK from the coding sequence ATGAGTGTGGCCAATGAGAGCATCTCACGGGAGTTCATTCTCTTAGGGTTTTCAGATCGGCCATGGCTGGAGCTGCCGCTCTTTGTGGTATTTCTAGTGTCCTATATTCTGACCATCTTTGGAAATATGATGATCATTCTTGTGTCCCGCCTGGATTCCAAACTCCACACccccatgtactttttcctcaCTAACCTGTCCTTGCTGGACCTGTGCTACACCACAAGCACGGTCCCACAGATGCTCATCAACATCTGCAGCACCCGGAAGGTGATCAGCTATGGTGGCTGTGTGGCCCAGCTTTTCATTTTCCTGGCTTTGGGTTGCACAGAATGCTTTCTGCTGGGCGTCATGTCCTTTGACAGGTTTGTAGCCATCTGTCGGCCTCTCCACTACTCAGTCATCATGCACCAGAGGCGCTGCCTCCAGTTGGCGGCTGCATGTTGGATCAGTGGCTTCAGCAACTCAGTATTACAGTCTACGTGGACCCTTCAGATGCCACTGTGTGGACACAAGGAAGTGGACCATTTCTTTTGCGAAGTCCCTGCCCTGCTCAAGTTGTCCTGTGTGGATACGACAGCTAATGAAGCAGAGCTGTTCTTCATCAGTGTGCTGTTTCTTTTAATACCCGTGACCCTCATCCTCATATCATATGCTTTTATTGTCCAGGCAGTGTTGAGAATAAGATCAGCTGAAGGTCGGCGAAAGGCATTTGGGACATGTGGCTCCCACCTCATCGTGGTGGTCCTTTTCTATGGCACTGCCATCTACATGTATCTGCAGCCACCATCCCCTACTTCCAAGGACCGGGGGAAAATGGTGTCTCTCTTTTATGGGATCATCACACCCATGCTGAACCCCCTCATCTACACACTCAGGAACAAAGAGGTAAAGGGAGCGTTCAAGAGGTTGGTGACAAGGATCATCCTGAGTAGAAAATAA